The nucleotide sequence GATCACCCACCCGTCGGCCATGTCGTGGTTGACCACGCCCTCGTCGCGCGGTGCGACGAACCGCTGCACCGTCAGATGGCGGATCGTGACGTCGCGGGCGGCCCCGCCGAACGCGTACTGGTTGACCTTCTCCCCGTCGAGCACCGCGCCCGGCGCGCCGAGATAGCGGTTCCCCTCCTTGGGCACGACCTGCGCGTACGGGTCCGGCTCCAGCCGGTGCCTGCCCGGCCGGAGCCAGAACGTGGTGCGCGGGGGACTGCTCTCGGTCTTCGCCGCCAGGTCACCGACCACCGACGGATCGACCGTCACCGCGCCCGCCGGCGCCTTCGCCGGACCCGCCACGGCCCGGTCGCACACCCGGGCCACGGGCGTGACCGGCGCGCCGGACCCACCGGACGCGCCGGACCCGGACGCGCCGGACCCACCGGCCGAGGCGGACGTGCCCGCAGCGGACGGCGCACCCGACGGCCCCGCCGGGGCGTCCGGCGCACCCGTACAGCCGGTCGCCACCAGCAGTGCCACCGCCGGCGGAGCCACCGCCCAGGCCCCGAACCTCCCCCTGATCCCCACGCGCCCGCCCTACCCGTGGAACCCGAGCACGGTGGTGAACCCGGCCGCGCCGGCGGCGAAACCGGTGCCGACCAGCGTCGTGGCGGGCTCCTTGCGGCCGAACCCGGGGGAGTACCAGCCAAGCGGCGGGCGGGTCTCGCCCCGGTGCGCACGCCAGGACAGCTCCGCGGGCAGGTCGAGCACCGCGGAGCGGTCCTCGCCGTCCCTGCTCCAGGTGAGCACCGCCCGGTTCCCCGTCAGGTCCGCCGAGACCGCCGGACCGAGGTGGAACGCCAGCCGGACCGCCCCCTGATCGCCGCGCACCTCGTCCACCACCCGTAACTCCCGGCTCCCGGAGTCCAGTTCCACCCGACGGCGGTGCACGACGCGCTGGTAGCCGTCGTGCTCGGCGCACCAGCGGGACGTCCCCCCGTCGGCGTCACCGGAGGCCTCCGCGACCAGGACGCGGGTGCGGGCCTGCCGGGTCCACAGGAACGGCCCCCCGGAGACGGACTGGTCACCGCCGTCCCACTGCAGGGTGTTGTGGCCCAGCGTCGACCGGAAGTACTGCCGCCACTCGGGCTGCCCGTGGTAGCAGAACGTCCCCGGGTCGGCGAGCACGTCGACCCCGTCGTGCCGGACCTCCACGGACAGCGCGTCCGCGTGCGCGTGCGCGGCGATGGAGAGGAACCCGTGCGGGCCCCCGTCGCAACGGCACCAGATCTCCCCGGGACCGCGAAGGATGGTCATGCCCGCGTCGGCGAAGTGAGCCGGCCGGGTGGCCGGCCGCTTCGCGTCCGGCACGGCGCCGCCCTTCCCGTACGGCCGGACGAGCGAGGCGAGCAGCGGGGTGCGCACATCGGTGCCGGTCACCGCCGGCCACCAGTCGAGCCGGCCGAACACCGCCTCCCCGGTGGCAAGCAGCGAACCCCAGCGGTCGGTGCCCGTGCCGTCCACGACCAGACCGTGCCCGTCGTCCGCGTCCCCCTGGCGCGGCGGCCGCAGCCGGCCGTCCACGATCGCCGCGAGCGCGTCGGTCATCCGCAGCAGGACGAGCCGCACCGACGGCGGGACGGCCACCCCGGCGGCGTCCGCCTCCGCGACCGCGGCGAGACCCAGCTCAAGGACCAGTCCGTGGTACTCGGTGGCCAGCTCGCGGTTGAGCCCGGAGCCGAAGGTGTTGCTCCGCAGGTGCCGCTCGAGGGACCGCATCGCGTCGGCCCGCCAGCGCGCCGAGGACGGGAACCAGCCGAACGCGCAGGCCGCGGCGAACTGCCCGGCCGCCTCCGCGATGACGTGGTTGTTCGCCGAGGACCCCCGGCTGGGGAAGGCGGCAAGCCAGCGCTGGTGGTACCAGATCTGCTTCAGCGCCACCGGGTTCTCCTCGAACAGACCGGGCGCGCCCGGCCAGCCGTCGAGCAGCCTGCGCACCCACACCCAGGACAGCAGCCGGATGCCCAGCTCGATGCCGCTGACCCAGTGCACGCCGCGCAGCGGCGCG is from Streptomyces venezuelae ATCC 10712 and encodes:
- a CDS encoding alginate lyase family protein, translated to MSAGWYLRRLSAMGPAEVGGRVGDAVRRRRWRSELPDCPWVTGARFTAVLPAGTVAGLPADAVKRLVAEADRLMAGHAEYFGVDRDDLADPDWWYDPKTGRRAPWGYAFDVPYRNEEAVGDVKQIWELSRHQYLTVLAAAYAVTGDERYAERVAKHLRLWWAANAPLRGVHWVSGIELGIRLLSWVWVRRLLDGWPGAPGLFEENPVALKQIWYHQRWLAAFPSRGSSANNHVIAEAAGQFAAACAFGWFPSSARWRADAMRSLERHLRSNTFGSGLNRELATEYHGLVLELGLAAVAEADAAGVAVPPSVRLVLLRMTDALAAIVDGRLRPPRQGDADDGHGLVVDGTGTDRWGSLLATGEAVFGRLDWWPAVTGTDVRTPLLASLVRPYGKGGAVPDAKRPATRPAHFADAGMTILRGPGEIWCRCDGGPHGFLSIAAHAHADALSVEVRHDGVDVLADPGTFCYHGQPEWRQYFRSTLGHNTLQWDGGDQSVSGGPFLWTRQARTRVLVAEASGDADGGTSRWCAEHDGYQRVVHRRRVELDSGSRELRVVDEVRGDQGAVRLAFHLGPAVSADLTGNRAVLTWSRDGEDRSAVLDLPAELSWRAHRGETRPPLGWYSPGFGRKEPATTLVGTGFAAGAAGFTTVLGFHG